A window of the Cucurbita pepo subsp. pepo cultivar mu-cu-16 chromosome LG01, ASM280686v2, whole genome shotgun sequence genome harbors these coding sequences:
- the LOC111800276 gene encoding uncharacterized protein LOC111800276 — MATDLLKFPFQITEAAISSPFPNLLPTKNFSPLQTFPASQVFPIHHFQVSFYPHATHKLKRIPATVHSSLSSSTPPTSKEEAISQAKTCLCTTLQKPLNNIRFPGRIVKKAKQPRFRVEIPVIDESPRSLTELAFEMFGDLPIKIKGSPVKILLLWPSPVLADAASKAFLSCSSDQIEQIDISSMDGLDARVSNSSVVAVFLGPESSQIRTIKSITDLLYPNPVVILNPKWAFEEESEFGDLSGFVGSFDVIYSFMGLEVQGILNKRKGVIFKCVRNGVLSGELWNVLVEEDGGELKAVSKFKARPSITEVENVLYNLMAMNSPITKSAKFLKDLVSNVTGKK, encoded by the coding sequence ATGGCCACCGATCTTCTCAAATTTCCTTTCCAAATCACCGAAGCTGCTATTTCTTCCCCATTCCCCAATCTACTCCCCACCAAAAATTTCTCCCCTCTTCAAACATTTCCGGCTTCTCAGGTTTTCCCAATTCACCATTTCCAGGTCTCCTTCTATCCTCATGCAACTcacaaattaaaaagaatccCTGCTACAGTTCATTCCTCTCTGTCTTCTTCAACCCCACCCAcctcaaaagaagaagccatTTCTCAGGCCAAAACCTGCCTCTGTACCACACTCCAAAAGCCCCTCAACAACATTAGATTTCCCGGCAGGATCGTCAAGAAAGCAAAGCAGCCCAGATTCCGTGTCGAGATTCCGGTCATTGATGAATCGCCCAGGTCTTTAACTGAGCTCGCTTTTGAGATGTTTGGGGACCTTCCCATTAAGATAAAAGGTTCCCCTGTTAAAATTTTACTCCTCTGGCCAAGCCCCGTCTTGGCTGATGCTGCCAGTAAAgcctttctttcttgttcttcagatCAAATTGAACAAATAGACATTTCCTCGATGGATGGGTTAGATGCCAGAGTTTCGAATTCTAGTGTTGTGGCAGTGTTTTTGGGGCCAGAATCTTCTCAAATTCGAACTATAAAGAGTATTACTGATCTTTTGTATCCCAATCCAGTGGTGATTCTCAACCCCAAATGGGCATTTGAGGAGGAGAGTGAATTTGGTGACTTGAGTGGATTTGTTGGGTCCTTTGATGTCATTTATTCCTTCATGGGGTTGGAAGTTCAAGGGATTTTGAACAAGAGAAAAGGGGTGATTTTCAAGTGTGTGAGAAATGGGGTTTTGAGTGGTGAGCTATGGAATGTGCTTGTCGAAGAGGACGGAGGAGAACTGAAGGCGGTTTCGAAGTTCAAGGCGAGGCCATCGATCACAGAAGTCGAGAATGTGTTGTACAATTTGATGGCCATGAATTCACCCATCACCAAGTCTGCAAAGTTCTTGAAGGACTTGGTGTCAAATGTAACTGGGAAAAAGTAA
- the LOC111800285 gene encoding transcription factor ILR3-like, whose amino-acid sequence MVSPETTNWLFDYALIDDIPVPDDANFSAPTAGFSWSMQPFNASSDVSAEIEGSLLESDGLKEPGSKKRVRTESSCASSSKACREKLRRDRLNDKFLELGATLEPGRALKTDKAAILIDAVRMVTQLRGEAQMLKDSNTSLLEKIKDLKAEKNELRDEKHRLKLEKEKLEQQLKATNSQPGFMPPAIPATFAAQGQAPGNKLVPFIGYPGVAMWQFMPPAAVDTSQDHVLRPPVA is encoded by the exons ATGGTATCCCCTGAAACCACCAATTGGCTCTTTGATTATGCGTTAATCGATGATATTCCTGTTCCTGATGATGCCAATTTCTCTGCACCTACTGCCGGTTTCTCTTGGTCCATGCAACCCTTCAACGCCTCCTCTGATGTCAg TGCGGAAATTGAAGGATCATTGTTGGAATCAGATGGCCTGAAGGAGCCTGGTTCAAAGAAGAG GGTCAGAACTGAATCAAGTTGTGCATCTAGCTCAAAAGCATGTAGGGAGAAGCTGCGGAGGGACAGATTAAATGACAA ATTTTTGGAATTGGGTGCTACTCTGGAGCCTGGAAGGGCACTGAAGACCGACAAGGCTGCCATTTTGATTGATGCTGTTCGAATGGTCACTCAGTTACGCGGTGAAGCCCAGATGTTGAAGGACTCAAATACAAGCCTACTAGAGAAGAttaaagatttgaag GCTGAGAAGAATGAGCTTCGTGATGAGAAGCATAGGCTAAAACTGGAGAAGGAGAAGTTGGAGCAGCAACTAAAAGCCACGAATTCACAACCTGGCTTCATGCCTCCAGCCATCCCTGCAACTTTTGCTGCACAAGGCCAAGCACCTGGAAACAAGTTGGTTCCATTCATTGGCTACCCAGGAGTTGCCATGTGGCAGTTCATGCCACCTGCAGCTGTTGACACCTCGCAAGATCACGTACTTCGACCCCCTGTTGCTTAA
- the LOC111804894 gene encoding 2S albumin, with translation MARLTSIIALFAVALLVADAYAYRTTITTVEVEENKRGGEERCRQMSAREELRSCEQYLRQQSREVLQMRGIENPWRREGGSFDECCRELRNVDEECRCDMLEEIAREEQRQARGQEGRQMLQKARNLPSMCGIRPQRCDF, from the exons ATGGCCAGACTCACAAGCATCATTGCCCTCTTCGCAGTGGCTCTGCTGGTTGCAGATGCGTACGCCTACCGCACCACCATCACCACCGTGGAAGTGGAGGAAAACAAGCGAGGGGGAGAGGAGAGGTGCCGCCAGATGAGCGCCCGCGAGGAGCTCCGTAGCTGCGAGCAGTACCTGAGGCAACAGAGTAGGGAGGTGCTGCAGATGAGGGGAATCGAGAACCCATGGAGGAGGGAAGGAGGGTCCTTCGACGAGTGCTGCAGAGAGCTGAGGAATGTGGATGAGGAGTGCCGGTGCGATATGTTGGAGGAGATTGCTAGGGAGGAGCAGAGGCAGGCACGTGGCCAAGAAGGAA GGCAGATGCTACAGAAGGCTAGGAACTTGCCTTCCATGTGCGGAATTCGCCCACAGCGATGCGACTTCTAA
- the LOC111788519 gene encoding thiamine thiazole synthase, chloroplastic: protein MASMASTLTTKLQTPSSSSLLDSSFHGTPLAPPPPSLRLKPTPASFSISASSSQQQPYDLNSFKFNPIKESIVSREMTRRYMTDMITYADTDVVIVGAGSAGLSCAYELSKNPDIRIAIIEQSVSPGGGAWLGGQLFSAMVVRKPAHCFLDEVGVEYDEQEDYVVIKHAALFTSTIMSKLLARPNVKLFNAVAAEDLIVKGGRVGGVVTNWALVSMNHDTQSCMDPNVMEAKVVVSSCGHDGPFGATGVKRLKSIGMIDSVPGMKALDMNTAEDAIVRLTREVVPGMIVTGMEVAEIDGAPRMGPTFGAMMISGQKAAHLALKSLGLANCIEDEAADLILAAGESPEVADG from the exons ATGGCTTCCATGGCTTCCACTCTCACCACCAAGCTCCAAaccccctcctcctcctccttacTCGACTCCTCTTTTCATGGCACCCCTCTGgcccctcctcctccttctctccGCCTCAAACCCACCCCTGCCTCTTTCTCCATCTCTGCCTCCTCCTCTCAGCAGCAGCCCTACGATTTGAACTCCTTCAAATTCAACCCCATCAAGGAGTCCATCGTCTCACGTGAGATGACCCGCCGTTACATGACCGACATGATCACTTACGCCGACACTGATGTCGTCATCGTCGGCGCTGGCTCTGCCGGTCTCTCTTGCGCTTATGAACTTAGCAAAAACCCTGATATTCGCATCGCCATCATCGAGCAGTCCGTCTCCCCCGGCGGCGGTGCATGGCTCGGTGGCCAGCTCTTCTCTGCTATG GTGGTACGGAAGCCAGCCCACTGCTTCTTGGACGAGGTTGGTGTGGAGTACGACGAGCAAGAGGACTACGTTGTAATTAAGCACGCGGCTCTGTTCACCTCAACGATCATGAGCAAGCTGCTGGCACGGCCCAATGTCAAGCTGTTCAACGCCGTGGCGGCAGAGGATTTGATCGTCAAGGGCGGCAGAGTTGGCGGTGTCGTCACCAACTGGGCTTTAGTGTCAATGAACCATGACACACAGTCCTGCATGGATCCTAATGTCATGGAGGCAAAGGTGGTGGTCAGCTCTTGTGGCCACGACGGGCCCTTCGGAGCCACCGGAGTGAAGCGACTTAAGAGCATTGGCATGATCGATTCCGTCCCGGGAATGAAGGCACTGGACATGAACACGGCGGAGGATGCCATTGTTAGGCTCACCCGAGAGGTAGTGCCTGGCATGATCGTAACGGGTATGGAGGTGGCGGAGATCGACGGAGCTCCAAGAATG GGGCCAACGTTCGGGGCAATGATGATATCAGGGCAGAAGGCGGCGCACCTGGCGTTGAAGTCATTGGGGCTGGCAAATTGCATTGAGGATGAAGCAGCTGATCTGATACTGGCGGCGGGAGAGTCGCCGGAGGTTGCAGATGGTTGA
- the LOC111805426 gene encoding COBRA-like protein 10, whose protein sequence is MGALFPWQTDWEPSGMQFPMLCPRELISVFLVIPLLLVSNLSPCSAQDYIIGDPGAAGGAGGGAVVGDAGDDTKEKPAAGPPEHNNCNGIYLTYNFISREKELPRLKNATAQAWAFKSEATILNSGLTELKGWKMFIGFHHHEILVSCCKKDPKFKEKKAPKAKKIKFLARQDGDLSLTYDVMQSFGNNYLAQVTIDNNNPLGRLDHWNLTWEWMKGEFIQSMRGAYTHTRDIAQCVYGPAGQYYQDFDFTGVMSCDKNPVMADLPAQRKDDPKIGKLPYCCRNGSLLPTMMDESKARSIFQLQVFKLPPDMNRTALTPPQKWKISGILNPEYECGAPIRVVPTEFPDPSGLQSTSTAIASWQVVCNITKPKVKQSKCCVSFSAYYNDSVIPCNTCACGCEDTDTSTCNPNARSMLLPPEALLVPFDNRTKKARAWAKIKHYPNPKTMPCPDNCGVSLNWHINSDYADGWTARLTLFNWEDYPFEDWFTAVQLGKAGRGYENVYSFNGTKLPNVKNTIFLQGLPGLTYLMGEVNGTNPTSDPRIPGKQQSVISFKKKGLRDLDIQRGDGFPIKVFFNGEECALPRAIPLPSSACRCPYGVMRLVFILALTLALITDRFH, encoded by the exons ATGGGGGCTCTGTTTCCGTGGCAAACAGATTGGG AACCTTCCGGCATGCAATTCCCAATGCTCTGCCCCAGAGAATTGATCTCTGTTTTCCTTGttattcctcttcttcttgtttccaATTTATCTCCCTGTTCCGCACAAGACTACATCATAGGCGACCCCGGAGCAGCTGGCGGAGCAGGCGGCGGAGCAGTCGTCGGAGATGCTGGCGATGATACCAAGGAGAAGCCGGCGGCGGGACCGCCAGAGCATAACAACTGTAATGGCATATACTTGACCTACAATTTCATTTCGCGTGAGAAGGAGCTGCCCCGGTTAAAGAATGCGACGGCTCAGGCTTGGGCCTTTAAATCGGAGGCGACAATTCTGAACTCCGGATTGACTGAGCTCAAGGGCTGGAAGATGTTCATCGGATTTCACCACCACGAGATTCTCGTCTCTTGCTGCAAAAAAGATCCAAAGTTCAAGGAGAAAAAAGCACCCAAGgccaagaaaatcaaatttctgGCTCGGCAAGATGGAGATCTCTCACTAACGTACGATGTGATGCAATCTTTTGGAAACAACTATCTAGCTCAAGTCACAATCGACAACAACAACCCACTGGGGCGCTTGGATCACTGGAACTTAACCTGGGAATGGATGAAAGGAGAGTTCATTCAAAGCATGAGAGGAGCATACACTCATACAAGAGACATAGCTCAATGCGTCTACGGCCCCGCAGGCCAATACTATCAAGATTTCGACTTCACCGGTGTCATGAGTTGCGATAAGAACCCGGTGATGGCCGATCTACCAGCGCAACGGAAGGACGATCCCAAGATCGGAAAGTTGCCATATTGCTGCAGGAATGGAAGCTTGTTGCCTACCATGATGGATGAAAGCAAAGCAAGGTCTATTTTTCAGCTACAAGTCTTCAAGCTTCCACCAGACATGAACCGAACGGCTCTTACTCCACCACAGAAATGGAAAATCTCAGGTATCCTAAATCCGGAATACGAATGTGGTGCTCCAATCCGAGTCGTACCGACCGAGTTTCCAGACCCAAGCGGGCTTCAATCAACGAGCACGGCCATCGCTAGTTGGCAAGTTGTATGCAACATTACAAAGCCAAAAGTGAAGCAATCAAAATGTTGTGTTTCATTCTCAGCATATTATAATGACTCTGTAATTCCTTGCAATACGTGTGCTTGTGGGTGTGAAGACACTGATACTTCTACTTGCAATCCAAATGCACGCTCAATGCTGCTCCCTCCAGAAGCCCTTTTGGTGCCATTTGATAACAGGACAAAGAAGGCAAGGGCTTGGGCTAAAATTAAGCACTACCCAAATCCAAAGACGATGCCTTGTCCTGATAACTGTGGAGTTAGTCTAAATTGGCATATTAACTCCGATTATGCCGATGGATGGACTGCAAGACTCACACTTTTCAACTGGGAAGATTACCCATTTGAGGATTGGTTCACTGCCGTTCAATTGGGTAAGGCCGGCCGTGGTTACGAAAATGTTTACTCCTTCAATGGAACCAAGCTTCCCAACGTTAAAAATACCATCTTTCTCCAAGGCTTGCCTGGCTTGACTTACTTGATGGGAGAGGTGAATGGTACCAATCCCACATCGGATCCGAGAATTCCAGGAAAGCAGCAGTCCGTGATCTCTTTTAAGAAGAAGGGCCTGCGCGACTTGGACATACAACGAGGTGATGGCTTCCCTATTAAAGTGTTTTTCAACGGCGAGGAATGTGCGCTTCCAAGGGCAATTCCTTTGCCCAGTTCAGCCTGCCGCTGTCCCTACGGTGTCATGCGCCTCGTCTTCATCTTGGCTCTTACTTTGGCGCTTATAACAGATCGCTTCCATTGA
- the LOC111806552 gene encoding early nodulin-like protein 3 — protein MAKKSSFAVTIFGVLLLLVQSACGVEYQVGGSKGIWGVPSDPNAQSLNQWAESRRFQMGDSIVFNYQSGQDSVLLVNQDDYNNCHTESPIKHFSDGHTIIKFEKSGPHYFISGIKDNCLKNEKLVVVVLADRTKQYSSPPPAPVEEPQSPPPEAPAQMNPTPSPTAEGPPSNAASSSTSIISFFLGLTGMVATSMILL, from the exons ATGGCTAAGAAGAGCAGTTTTGCAGTGACCATTTTTGGGGTATTGCTGCTATTGGTGCAAAGTGCTTGCGGAGTTGAGTATCAAGTGGGAGGATCAAAGGGCATTTGGGGCGTTCCTTCTGACCCTAATGCTCAGAGTTTGAACCAATGGGCTGAATCTCGTAGATTCCAAATGGGTGATTCCATAG TGTTCAACTACCAAAGTGGGCAAGACTCGGTGCTGTTAGTGAACCAAGATGACTACAATAACTGTCATACAGAATCGCCCATAAAGCACTTTTCAGATGGCCACACCATCATCAAGTTTGAAAAATCTGGCCCTCACTACTTCATAAGTGGTATCAAAGACAATTGCCTCAAGAATGAGAAATTGGTGGTGGTTGTATTGGCTGATAGAACCAAGCAATACTCTTCTCCGCCACCCGCTCCGGTCGAGGAACCACAATCTCCTCCGCCCGAAGCTCCGGCCCAGATGAACCCAACCCCGTCGCCAACCGCCGAGGGGCCTCCTTCCAATGCAGCATCATCTTCTACATCAATCATCAGCTTCTTTTTGGGCTTAACTGGAATGGTTGCAACTTCCATGattcttttgtaa
- the LOC111809061 gene encoding GTPase-activating protein gyp7-like: protein MWRDAGAPADSFYEVRPECTDVPKTRFKIRAGKTLSVRKWQAAFNPEGQLDIAKTLNRIHRGGIHPSIRGEVWEFLLGCYDPMSTIEEREEIRQRRRIQYATWKEDCRQMFPVIGSGRYITAPVITEDGQPIQDPLVLLEANPESGPLVPQDTGTADAESDGSQPNSCSNMEPVTDQKIIQWMLTLHQIGLDVVRTDRTLVFYEKQENLSKLWDILAVYAWIDKDIGYCQGMSDLCSPMIMLLEDEGDSFWCFERLMRRLRGNFRCTDSSVGVETQLNNLAAITQVIDPKLHQHLETLGGGDYLFAFRMLMVLFRREFSFCDSLYLWEMMWALEYDPDLFALYEEPEMCNEKGEGSKGKEKSMRQCGKYERENLKAKNAQAPLPISVFLVASVLKDKSTKLLTEARGLDDVVKILNDMTGNLDAKKACTGAMKLHKKYLKKAKKP from the exons ATGTGGAGAGACGCTGGAGCTCCTGCTGATTCTTTCTATGAGGTTCGCCCTGAGTGCACCGATGTTCCCAAAACCCGCTTCAAGATCAGG GCTGGGAAAACTTTAAGTGTTAGAAAATGGCAAGCAGCATTTAATCCAGAAGGGCAACTGGACATAGCAAAGACTCTAAATCGCATTCACCGTGGG GGGATCCATCCTTCAATTAGAGGAGAAGTGTGGGAGTTTCTTCTTGGTTGTTATGATCCTATGAGCACCattgaggagagagaagaaattcgcCAGCGTCGAAG GATACAGTATGCGACATGGAAGGAAGACTGTCGACAAATGTTCCCTGTCATTGGAAGTGGTAGATACATCACAGCACCTGTAATCACAGAGGATGGTCAGCCTATTCAAGATCCGCTTGTACTTTTGGAAGCAAATCCAGAAAGTGGTCCGCTTGTGCCTCAAGACACCGGCACTGCTGATGCCGAGTCTGATGGTTCACAGCCGAATTCTTGTAGTAACATGGAACCTGTGACAGATCAGAAAATAATTCAGTGGATGCTTACTTTACATCAGATAG GCCTTGACGTGGTTCGGACTGACAGAACTTTGGTATTCTacgaaaaacaagaaaacttATCAAAACTTTGGGATATTCTTGCTGTTTATGCGTGGATAGATAAAGACATCGGCTACTGTCAAG GAATGAGTGATCTTTGTTCCCCCATGATAATGCTTCTCGAGGATGAAGGCGATTCGTTTTGGTGCTTTGAACGTTTGATGCGCAGATTG CGAGGGAACTTCCGATGCACTGATAGCTCGGTCGGCGTGGAGACTCAACTCAATAACTTGGCTGCTATCACACAAGTCATTGATCCAAAACTTCATCAACACTTGG AGACACTTGGGGGTGGTGACTATCTTTTCGCTTTCAGGATGCTTATGGTTTTATTCAGACGCGAGTTTTCCTTTTGCGATTCGTTATATCTCTGGGAG ATGATGTGGGCTCTGGAATACGATCCCGATCTATTTGCGTTGTATGAAGAACCTGAAATGTGCAATGAGAAAGGCGAGGGatcgaaaggaaaagaaaaatcgatGCGCCAATGTGGGAAATACGAACGGGAGAATTTGAAAGCAAAGAACGCACAAGCTCCTCTTCCGATCTCGGTTTTCCTTGTTGCTAGTGTCTTGAAAGATAAGAGCACAAAGCTACTTACAGAAGCTCGGGGTCTGGACGACGTTGTGAAG ATATTAAATGACATGACTGGAAATCTTGATGCCAAAAAAGCTTGCACTGGGGCAATGAAGCTTCACAAGAAGTATCTAAAAAAG GCCAAGAAGCCATAG
- the LOC111809494 gene encoding uncharacterized protein LOC111809494 isoform X1 — protein sequence MSWADQGISADNLADVHLKPKRGRPRKYLKLNYDDNTLNAKKRGKKHLEAIPISPGSGVNGDQSDPAIQIQNVADVGQVVSGVIEAVFDAGYLLCVRVGGSGVTLRGVVFKPGHYAPVLAVNDVAPDVQMISRNTVPFATGNKTNGNNPRSKMGEVPSRESSGAKLGFKCTPPHSTWDASKDKSIFAQIAPSGSSRGSVVPVVLQPAKLTNGSSVATKSFTIQTADIDSSKGKEVLVGTSTAKESAPANPFQPQTSQQVLQGDDSVENSSDDQSFVVVARDSDGKSMTLPSTPFESLVTEVIKRIQTPSLSTEMQTENDKSTGGKTSAKECKGNSEDVANIVDGPLMIEPLKAVQPHDDSSESNPKALDDESRTGKMTALLQILQENMMETPEPWAEVQNLGWVLKLDEPGESETVIGDEEAGNQKQI from the exons ATGAGTTGGGCTGATCAAGGAATCAGCGCTGATAATTTAGCTGATGTTCATTTAAAGCCAAAACGTGGTCGTCCCAGAAAATATCTGAAGTTAAATTATGATGACAATACTCTTAATGCAAAGAAAAGAGGTAAGAAACATTTGGAGGCTATTCCTATTTCACCTGGTTCTGGAGTAAATGGAGACCAATCAGATCCAgcaattcaaattcaaaatgtaGCTGATGTGGGACAAGTTGTGTCTGGTGTCATTGAGGCAGTATTTGATGCTGGATATCTGCTGTGTGTCAGGGTTGGCGGCTCTGGAGTAACTTTGAGGGGTGTTGTCTTTAAGCCTGGGCATTATGCCCCTGTTTTGGCAGTGAACGATGTGGCCCCAGATGTTCAAATGATCAGTAGAAATACGGTTCCTTTTGCTACAGGAAACAAAACTAATGGAAATAACCCCCGATCTAAAATGGGAGAAGTTCCATCCCGTGAATCATCAGGTGCCAAACTGGGGTTTAAATGCACACCTCCACACTCTACCTGGGATGCTTCAAAAGACAAATCTATATTTGCGCAAATAGCACCTTCGGGAAGCTCAAGAGGTTCTGTGGTCCCTGTTGTACTACAGCCTGCCAAATTAACTAATGGATCCTCCGTTGCCACTAAATCATTTACTATTCAAACTGCTGATATTGACTCctcgaaaggaaaagaggTTCTTGTAGGTACTTCTACAGCAAAAGAATCAGCTCCCGCCAATCCTTTCCAACCCCAAACTAGCCAGCAGGTCTTACAGGGTGATGATTCTGTTGAAAATAGTTCTGACGACCAATCCTTTGTAGTGGTAGCCCGTGATTCAGACGGTAAATCAATGACATTGCCTAGCACGCCTTTCGAGAGTCTTGTGACTGAAGTGATCAAGAGAATTCAAACCCCTTCTCTGTCGACTGAAATGCAGACGGAGAATGACAAGTCAACTGGTGGTAAGACATCAGCTAAAGAATGCAAAGGTAACTCGGAGGATGTGGCCAACATAGTGGATGGACCTTTGATGATTGAACCTCTAAAAGCAGTGCAGCCCCATGATGACAGTTCAGAATCTAATCCCAAAGCTCTGGATGATGAGTCTAGAACTGGCAAAATGACTGCACTGTTACAG ATTTTGCAGGAAAACATGATGGAAACTCCAGAGCCATGGGCTGAAGTGCAGAACCTGGGTTGGGTGCTCAAGTTAGACGAGCCTGGGGAATCAGAAACAGTGATTGGGGATGAAGAAGCTGGTAACCAAAAGCAAATCTAA
- the LOC111809494 gene encoding uncharacterized protein LOC111809494 isoform X2, whose amino-acid sequence MSWADQGISADNLADVHLKPKRGRPRKYLKLNYDDNTLNAKKRGKKHLEAIPISPGSGVNGDQSDPAIQIQNVADVGQVVSGVIEAVFDAGYLLCVRVGGSGVTLRGVVFKPGHYAPVLAVNDVAPDVQMISRNTVPFATGNKTNGNNPRSKMGEVPSRESSGAKLGFKCTPPHSTWDASKDKSIFAQIAPSGSSRGSVVPVVLQPAKLTNGSSVATKSFTIQTADIDSSKGKEVLVGTSTAKESAPANPFQPQTSQQVLQGDDSVENSSDDQSFVVVARDSDGKSMTLPSTPFESLVTEVIKRIQTPSLSTEMQTENDKSTGGKTSAKECKGNSEDVANIVDGPLMIEPLKAVQPHDDSSESNPKALDDESRTGKMTALLQENMMETPEPWAEVQNLGWVLKLDEPGESETVIGDEEAGNQKQI is encoded by the exons ATGAGTTGGGCTGATCAAGGAATCAGCGCTGATAATTTAGCTGATGTTCATTTAAAGCCAAAACGTGGTCGTCCCAGAAAATATCTGAAGTTAAATTATGATGACAATACTCTTAATGCAAAGAAAAGAGGTAAGAAACATTTGGAGGCTATTCCTATTTCACCTGGTTCTGGAGTAAATGGAGACCAATCAGATCCAgcaattcaaattcaaaatgtaGCTGATGTGGGACAAGTTGTGTCTGGTGTCATTGAGGCAGTATTTGATGCTGGATATCTGCTGTGTGTCAGGGTTGGCGGCTCTGGAGTAACTTTGAGGGGTGTTGTCTTTAAGCCTGGGCATTATGCCCCTGTTTTGGCAGTGAACGATGTGGCCCCAGATGTTCAAATGATCAGTAGAAATACGGTTCCTTTTGCTACAGGAAACAAAACTAATGGAAATAACCCCCGATCTAAAATGGGAGAAGTTCCATCCCGTGAATCATCAGGTGCCAAACTGGGGTTTAAATGCACACCTCCACACTCTACCTGGGATGCTTCAAAAGACAAATCTATATTTGCGCAAATAGCACCTTCGGGAAGCTCAAGAGGTTCTGTGGTCCCTGTTGTACTACAGCCTGCCAAATTAACTAATGGATCCTCCGTTGCCACTAAATCATTTACTATTCAAACTGCTGATATTGACTCctcgaaaggaaaagaggTTCTTGTAGGTACTTCTACAGCAAAAGAATCAGCTCCCGCCAATCCTTTCCAACCCCAAACTAGCCAGCAGGTCTTACAGGGTGATGATTCTGTTGAAAATAGTTCTGACGACCAATCCTTTGTAGTGGTAGCCCGTGATTCAGACGGTAAATCAATGACATTGCCTAGCACGCCTTTCGAGAGTCTTGTGACTGAAGTGATCAAGAGAATTCAAACCCCTTCTCTGTCGACTGAAATGCAGACGGAGAATGACAAGTCAACTGGTGGTAAGACATCAGCTAAAGAATGCAAAGGTAACTCGGAGGATGTGGCCAACATAGTGGATGGACCTTTGATGATTGAACCTCTAAAAGCAGTGCAGCCCCATGATGACAGTTCAGAATCTAATCCCAAAGCTCTGGATGATGAGTCTAGAACTGGCAAAATGACTGCACTGTTACAG GAAAACATGATGGAAACTCCAGAGCCATGGGCTGAAGTGCAGAACCTGGGTTGGGTGCTCAAGTTAGACGAGCCTGGGGAATCAGAAACAGTGATTGGGGATGAAGAAGCTGGTAACCAAAAGCAAATCTAA